In Selenomonadales bacterium, the following proteins share a genomic window:
- a CDS encoding HAD-IIA family hydrolase gives MKRLCEVKCFLLDMDGTIYFGNRLFDGTIDFLNYLKDTGRNFLFLTNNSSKDSNHYVAKLKRLGIEVTNDDVLTSGEATVSYLDAQKPGARVYLLGTPELESEFKAWGFTLTDENPDYVVLGFDMTLTYQKLVTACNLIRAGVPYIATHPDFNCPVENGYIPDAGSMIELIAASTGKRPKVIGKPNKEIIESAFRKRKYEKNEYAMVGDRLYTDVATGNNAGICSILVLSGEATVEDVEQSEVKPMFMLKDVSEILACLKKGDQK, from the coding sequence GTGAAGTCAAATGTTTCCTTCTCGATATGGACGGTACCATCTATTTCGGCAACCGCCTGTTCGACGGAACGATCGACTTCCTCAACTACTTAAAAGATACGGGAAGAAACTTCTTGTTCCTCACGAACAACTCTTCCAAAGACAGCAACCACTATGTTGCAAAACTCAAACGTCTCGGCATCGAAGTAACAAACGATGATGTATTGACATCGGGCGAAGCTACTGTAAGCTACCTTGATGCACAAAAACCGGGCGCAAGAGTATATCTTCTCGGCACGCCGGAACTCGAAAGCGAGTTCAAAGCTTGGGGCTTTACCTTGACGGATGAAAATCCCGATTATGTAGTACTCGGCTTCGATATGACGCTCACGTACCAAAAACTCGTTACGGCTTGTAACCTCATTCGTGCAGGTGTTCCGTACATCGCAACGCATCCGGACTTCAACTGCCCGGTAGAAAACGGTTACATCCCCGATGCAGGTTCGATGATCGAACTCATCGCAGCATCGACGGGCAAACGTCCGAAAGTCATCGGCAAACCGAACAAAGAAATCATCGAAAGCGCGTTCCGCAAACGCAAATACGAGAAAAACGAATATGCCATGGTCGGTGACCGTCTTTACACAGACGTAGCAACGGGCAACAACGCAGGCATCTGCTCGATTCTCGTACTTTCGGGCGAAGCGACAGTAGAAGATGTTGAACAATCGGAAGTAAAACCGATGTTCATGCTCAAGGATGTTTCTGAGATCCTTGCTTGTTTGAAAAAAGGAGACCAGAAGTAA